Genomic window (Allostreptomyces psammosilenae):
GGATCCCGCGCGAGTTGGAGCGCGGCGACACCCGTGCCGATCAGCGGGACGAGGATGCCCACCACCCACCAGGCCCAGCGTGGCTGCCCTGGGGGCGGGGACCCCTCCGGAGTTGGGACGGCAGGATCGTCCGAGGCGTCCGACATGGCCTTCTCCTCCGGGCCGCGCCCGCGAGAGCGCGTGGCCTCACCCCCATTATGCGCTTTCCGTAATAAAGACAATGCTTTGAGTGATGTGTCGGGTGTGGGAGGTGCTCCGCCGTCGCCGTCCGAGCCGGCCGGGGACCCCGCACGCCACACCGGCGCTCCCCCGCGACCGGCCCGCACCCCGCCGGCGCGCCGCGGCGGCCCTCCGGGCGCTACCGTGCCTGCATGCGCACCGTGGAACTGACCTGCGACGACGAGTTCGACCGGGCGGTGCGCGAGGTCTGGGACCGCCTGGCGGAGGCCGGGTTGCCCAGCCTCACGCTCAATACCCACCCCACGCACCGGCCGCACCTGACCCTGGCCACCTGTGACTCCTTTCCGGCCGGTGCCCGCCGCCGGCTGGACGAGGCGCTGTCGCCGCCGAACCTGCCGCTGCGGGTCCGGCTCACCGGCCTGCTCTCCTTCAGCGCGCGCAGCCGTCGCCGCGTCCTGGTCTGGGGCGTGGTGCCGACCGGGGAACTGCTCGCCCTGCACCGCGCGGTGTGGGACGCGCTGGAGGGGGCCGG
Coding sequences:
- a CDS encoding 2'-5' RNA ligase family protein gives rise to the protein MRTVELTCDDEFDRAVREVWDRLAEAGLPSLTLNTHPTHRPHLTLATCDSFPAGARRRLDEALSPPNLPLRVRLTGLLSFSARSRRRVLVWGVVPTGELLALHRAVWDALEGAGERGPLLAPGRWMPHVGLTRRLEPEQVAAALLVLGRLPDLTGSFDAARSYDTVSHTTDALGGTAW